The Thiohalophilus sp. genome has a window encoding:
- a CDS encoding XrtA system polysaccharide deacetylase gives MSESQAGNRIKNAMTVDVEDYFQVSAFEPHIARKDWESLPCRVENNIERILALFEQKGIKATFFVLGWMAERYPHMVRQIHAQGHEVASHGYQHVRVVNQTPETFREDIIRTRALLEDTIGVPVIGYRAASYSIGRDNLWALDELQETGHQYSSSIYPIEHDLYGMPEASRFAFRHRDGQGLLEIPVTTVRIGQRNYPCGGGGYFRLFPYALSRWAIDRVNRHDGESAVFYFHPWEIDPQQPRQKGIGLKTRFRHYLNLSRMEGRLSRLLDDFQWDRMDRIFLPQAEQVQ, from the coding sequence ATGAGCGAGAGCCAGGCCGGGAATAGAATCAAAAACGCGATGACGGTCGACGTGGAGGATTATTTCCAGGTTTCCGCGTTTGAGCCGCACATTGCACGCAAAGACTGGGAATCACTGCCTTGCCGCGTGGAAAATAACATTGAACGGATTCTGGCTCTGTTCGAGCAAAAAGGGATCAAGGCCACCTTTTTTGTGCTGGGCTGGATGGCGGAACGCTATCCGCATATGGTGCGACAGATCCATGCACAGGGCCACGAGGTGGCCAGCCATGGTTATCAGCATGTGCGGGTTGTGAACCAGACCCCGGAGACGTTTCGCGAGGATATCATCCGCACCCGTGCCTTGCTGGAGGATACCATCGGCGTGCCGGTGATTGGCTACCGTGCCGCCAGTTATTCGATAGGCCGCGACAACCTGTGGGCGCTGGATGAACTGCAGGAAACCGGACATCAATACAGTTCCAGCATTTATCCCATCGAGCATGATCTTTACGGCATGCCCGAGGCCTCACGCTTTGCCTTTCGTCATCGCGATGGCCAGGGGCTGCTGGAAATCCCGGTCACCACTGTACGTATCGGGCAGCGCAACTATCCCTGCGGCGGGGGGGGCTACTTTCGCCTGTTCCCTTATGCCCTGTCACGCTGGGCCATCGACCGGGTCAACCGGCATGACGGTGAGTCGGCGGTGTTCTATTTTCACCCGTGGGAGATCGACCCACAGCAGCCTCGACAGAAAGGGATCGGTCTCAAGACACGCTTTCGACATTATCTGAACCTGTCGCGCATGGAAGGTCGCTTGTCACGGCTGCTGGATGACTTTCAGTGGGATCGCATGGATCGCATCTTTCTGCCACAAGCGGAGCAGGTACAGTGA
- a CDS encoding FemAB family XrtA/PEP-CTERM system-associated protein, with amino-acid sequence MAVDYLDPSRAEEWDAFVMRCPEATFFHRAGWKQVLEGALGHRGYFLYAQRNGRIVGVLPLGHVKTRLFGNALISVPFCVYAGVATEDDDAERALTGAARALAEDLQVDYLELRSRTRRNPDWPCKDDLYVTFRKPIDPDVEQNMQAIPRKQRRMVRQAMQRELQSDIDSNLDRFFPIYADSVRRHGTPVFARRYFEALHRVFGQDCQVLTVTREGRPVSSVMSFYFRDEVLPYYGGGTLEARSVSSFDFMYWDLMRRACEQGYRLFDYGRSKVGTGSYSFKKNWGFTPEPLYYEYHLVRAEQIPDINPLNPKYRLFIETWKRLPTPVANLLGPMVSRGLG; translated from the coding sequence GTGGCTGTTGATTATCTGGATCCATCCCGTGCCGAAGAATGGGACGCTTTTGTCATGCGTTGCCCCGAGGCGACCTTCTTTCACCGGGCCGGATGGAAGCAGGTGCTTGAGGGCGCACTGGGACATCGGGGCTATTTTCTTTATGCGCAACGGAACGGTCGTATTGTCGGCGTGTTGCCACTGGGGCATGTGAAAACCCGGTTATTCGGTAATGCGCTGATTTCAGTTCCCTTCTGTGTTTATGCTGGCGTTGCCACAGAAGATGACGACGCCGAGCGCGCCCTCACTGGCGCGGCCCGTGCGCTGGCCGAGGATCTGCAGGTTGATTATCTGGAGTTACGTTCACGGACACGGCGCAACCCGGACTGGCCCTGCAAGGACGATCTGTATGTGACCTTTCGCAAGCCGATCGATCCCGACGTCGAGCAAAACATGCAGGCCATTCCACGCAAACAACGCCGCATGGTCCGGCAGGCCATGCAGCGGGAACTGCAGAGTGACATTGACTCGAATCTGGATCGGTTTTTCCCGATATACGCGGACAGCGTCAGGCGGCACGGGACGCCGGTTTTCGCGCGTCGTTATTTTGAAGCCCTGCATCGGGTCTTCGGCCAGGACTGCCAGGTGCTGACGGTAACCCGCGAGGGCCGCCCGGTTTCCAGCGTGATGAGTTTTTACTTTCGGGACGAAGTGCTGCCCTATTACGGTGGCGGCACCCTTGAAGCGCGCTCGGTATCCAGTTTTGACTTTATGTACTGGGACCTGATGCGTCGCGCCTGTGAACAGGGATACCGGCTGTTCGACTACGGGCGCAGTAAAGTCGGCACCGGTTCTTACAGTTTCAAGAAGAACTGGGGCTTCACACCCGAGCCACTGTATTACGAGTATCATCTGGTGCGCGCCGAACAGATCCCGGATATCAATCCACTGAACCCCAAATACCGATTGTTTATCGAAACCTGGAAGCGGTTACCCACACCGGTCGCGAATCTGCTGGGACCGATGGTTTCTCGCGGGCTTGGCTAG
- a CDS encoding TIGR03087 family PEP-CTERM/XrtA system glycosyltransferase: MNDLLFLAHRIPFPPNKGDKIRSFNMLKHLAGSFRVHLGSFVDDPHDWQYQQDVAGYCESVCLLPLSSTRAKIKSLGGLLGSRPLTLPYYADRRMQQWVNQRLAGKVDRALVFSSAMAQYLPPKAPNLHRVIDFCDVDSDKWAQYAQSHRFPMNQVYRREARTLLAYERLIAAQSDAAVFVSEQEASLFRQLAPESAARVHAIDNGVDTDYFSPDEDYPDPLPGNDAKLVFVGAMDYWANVDAVIWFVEQVFPAIRAARPATQFVIVGARPAPEVQRLAQQDGVVVTGAVHDVRPYLAHADIAVAPLRIARGIQNKVLEAMAMARPVVATPQALDGLYECAGPPWNVAETAGDFARACLDSLNRPAAENARQGSLGRDCVLSQYSWAEHMDRLVALINTPGANP; the protein is encoded by the coding sequence ATGAACGATCTGCTGTTTCTTGCCCACCGTATTCCTTTTCCGCCCAACAAGGGCGACAAGATCCGCTCGTTCAATATGCTCAAGCATCTGGCCGGATCGTTTCGAGTCCATCTGGGCAGTTTTGTCGATGATCCACACGACTGGCAGTATCAGCAGGATGTCGCCGGGTACTGCGAGAGTGTCTGCCTGCTGCCGTTATCTTCAACCCGGGCGAAAATAAAAAGTCTTGGCGGCCTGCTGGGCTCAAGGCCCTTGACGCTTCCCTACTATGCGGATCGACGTATGCAGCAATGGGTCAATCAGCGCCTGGCAGGCAAGGTGGATCGGGCGCTGGTGTTCTCCTCGGCCATGGCACAATACCTGCCGCCGAAGGCGCCGAACCTGCATCGGGTGATTGATTTTTGCGATGTGGATTCGGACAAGTGGGCCCAGTATGCACAGAGCCATCGTTTCCCCATGAACCAGGTCTACCGCCGTGAGGCGCGTACCCTGCTGGCTTACGAGCGTCTGATCGCCGCGCAGAGTGATGCAGCGGTGTTTGTCAGCGAGCAGGAGGCCAGCCTGTTTCGCCAGCTGGCGCCGGAGTCCGCTGCCCGGGTGCATGCCATCGATAACGGCGTGGATACCGATTATTTTTCCCCCGATGAAGACTATCCCGATCCACTGCCAGGCAATGACGCCAAACTGGTGTTCGTGGGGGCGATGGATTACTGGGCCAACGTGGATGCGGTGATCTGGTTCGTCGAACAGGTCTTTCCTGCCATTCGTGCCGCGCGGCCGGCCACGCAGTTTGTGATCGTCGGGGCCCGGCCCGCCCCCGAGGTGCAACGCCTGGCCCAGCAGGACGGCGTGGTGGTCACCGGCGCCGTGCATGATGTGCGCCCCTATCTGGCGCATGCCGATATTGCCGTGGCGCCGTTGCGTATCGCCCGGGGCATACAGAACAAGGTGCTCGAGGCCATGGCCATGGCCCGCCCGGTGGTAGCCACGCCCCAGGCGCTGGATGGTTTGTATGAGTGCGCCGGTCCCCCCTGGAATGTGGCGGAAACGGCCGGTGATTTTGCCCGCGCCTGTCTCGACAGTTTGAATCGCCCTGCCGCGGAAAACGCCCGTCAGGGATCACTCGGACGGGATTGCGTGCTGTCACAATACAGCTGGGCCGAACACATGGATCGGTTGGTCGCGTTGATCAATACTCCGGGAGCCAACCCGTGA
- the xrtA gene encoding exosortase A translates to MNAWQVEANGQRRVVYGWSVALVVLLVSWLLALGVFWPSVKSISHIWFNSETYAHGVIIFPLALYLAWTRRRDLQATVPQPSPWGLLWLAAAGLIWMLARTAGVEMGQHFALVAVLPGLVITLLGTHIARLLIFPLAYLFFAVPFGNFIVPYLQEYTAWFAVWMLKVSGLPVFKEGYYISIPAGDFVVAEVCSGVRYLIASIALGLIFAYISYRSLWRRAALIALAVLLPIVANGLRAYGIIMIAHWTNMQHAVGVDHLIYGWLFFGLVMLLLFWLGSLWREPAASRTDAPIHSPATAKLGPWYSSALLIALLGTLIAPRSGELWLQQQASEIVETQPPALPVAVNGWKGHQQTDQAWRPEYYDADAQLVGRYRQVNEDVTLYLYQYLNRGAGTELISWRNRLYDSETWHRIGQSQQQFEARGGEYVAVQEILLRGKGARRLVWYWYQVGNAHTTRPVEVKLREALAILAGDGRGAFLVAASTEVNDSVASARERLQRFAQVLPQPLGYINE, encoded by the coding sequence GTGAACGCATGGCAGGTTGAGGCGAATGGACAACGTCGCGTGGTGTATGGCTGGTCCGTCGCGCTGGTCGTGCTACTGGTTAGCTGGTTGCTGGCCCTGGGAGTATTCTGGCCCTCGGTCAAAAGCATCAGCCATATCTGGTTCAATTCCGAGACCTATGCGCATGGTGTGATTATCTTTCCACTGGCGCTGTATCTGGCCTGGACTCGGCGTCGGGATCTGCAGGCCACGGTACCTCAGCCTTCACCGTGGGGACTGCTCTGGCTGGCAGCTGCGGGGCTGATCTGGATGCTGGCGCGCACGGCGGGAGTGGAAATGGGGCAGCATTTTGCGCTGGTGGCCGTGTTGCCGGGGCTGGTGATCACCCTGCTGGGTACGCACATCGCGCGCTTGTTGATTTTTCCCCTCGCCTATCTGTTCTTTGCCGTGCCTTTTGGCAATTTTATTGTGCCCTATCTGCAGGAATATACCGCCTGGTTTGCGGTGTGGATGCTCAAAGTCAGCGGTTTGCCGGTTTTCAAAGAAGGCTATTACATCAGTATTCCTGCTGGCGATTTTGTGGTGGCCGAAGTCTGCAGTGGCGTGCGTTACCTGATCGCCAGTATCGCGCTGGGGCTGATCTTCGCCTACATCAGCTACCGCAGTCTGTGGCGCCGCGCCGCCCTGATTGCCCTGGCAGTGTTGTTACCGATCGTGGCCAATGGCCTTCGTGCCTACGGCATCATCATGATTGCCCACTGGACCAACATGCAGCATGCCGTCGGCGTGGATCACCTGATATACGGCTGGCTGTTCTTTGGCCTGGTGATGCTGCTGTTATTCTGGCTGGGTTCATTATGGCGCGAGCCCGCCGCATCACGAACCGATGCACCGATACACTCGCCCGCCACTGCCAAACTGGGGCCGTGGTATTCCAGTGCGCTGCTGATCGCGCTGCTGGGCACCCTGATCGCCCCACGCAGTGGCGAATTATGGCTGCAACAGCAGGCCAGCGAGATTGTCGAGACGCAGCCTCCCGCCTTGCCTGTTGCTGTAAATGGCTGGAAAGGCCACCAACAGACAGATCAGGCCTGGCGACCGGAATATTACGACGCCGATGCGCAACTGGTCGGACGGTATCGTCAGGTGAATGAGGACGTGACGTTGTATCTGTATCAGTACCTCAACCGGGGAGCAGGGACGGAGCTCATTTCCTGGCGCAACCGGCTCTACGACAGTGAAACCTGGCATCGCATCGGACAAAGCCAGCAACAGTTTGAAGCCCGTGGTGGAGAATATGTCGCGGTACAGGAGATCCTGCTGCGTGGCAAAGGAGCACGTCGTCTGGTCTGGTACTGGTATCAGGTGGGCAATGCGCACACGACCCGCCCGGTGGAAGTCAAACTGCGCGAGGCATTGGCCATCCTGGCGGGTGACGGTCGAGGTGCGTTCCTGGTCGCGGCGAGTACGGAAGTGAATGATTCGGTGGCCAGCGCACGCGAACGGTTGCAACGCTTTGCGCAGGTCTTGCCGCAGCCACTGGGGTATATCAATGAATAA
- a CDS encoding TIGR03088 family PEP-CTERM/XrtA system glycosyltransferase: MNKRVTTGEPPLVAHIIHRLDVGGMENGLVNLINHMPVDRYRHAIICMTDYTEFSQRIQRADVSLHSLHKHEGKDFGVHTRLYRLLRQLQPDIVHTRNLATLETQVTAWLARVSARVHGEHGWNVGDLDGSNRKNRRLRRLVRPLVDQYIALSQQQLQYLHDAVGVDGARLNHICNGVDVARFSPATTDNRASLPADFAATDSMVIGSVMRMQSVKAPGDLVQAFIQLRERLPAEQFSRLRLVMVGDGPLRDDLLKELTAAGLDSQSWLPGGRDDVPQLLRAMDLFVLPSLAEGICNTILEAMATGLPVIATRVGGNPDLIQPGKNGVLVPAGQPDSLADTLVAYLTDDARRDKEGQQARAMAEEQFSLAAMVDSYMAVYDKVLVSK, from the coding sequence ATGAATAAGCGGGTTACCACTGGCGAGCCGCCACTGGTGGCACACATTATTCATCGGCTTGATGTGGGCGGCATGGAAAACGGACTGGTGAACCTGATCAATCACATGCCGGTGGATCGTTATCGACATGCCATCATCTGCATGACCGATTACACTGAATTCAGTCAGCGCATTCAGCGGGCCGATGTGTCGCTGCACAGCTTGCACAAGCACGAGGGCAAGGATTTCGGCGTGCATACTCGCCTGTATCGTTTATTACGGCAATTGCAGCCCGACATCGTTCATACTCGTAATCTGGCGACCCTGGAAACTCAGGTGACGGCCTGGCTGGCACGCGTGTCGGCCCGGGTGCACGGCGAGCACGGCTGGAACGTGGGCGATCTGGACGGCAGTAATCGCAAAAACCGCCGCCTGCGCCGCCTGGTCCGGCCGCTGGTTGATCAGTATATCGCTCTGTCGCAGCAGCAGTTGCAGTATCTGCACGATGCCGTAGGTGTGGATGGCGCGCGGCTCAACCATATTTGCAATGGCGTGGATGTGGCGCGCTTCAGTCCGGCAACGACGGACAATCGAGCATCATTACCGGCCGATTTCGCTGCAACGGACAGTATGGTAATCGGCAGCGTGATGCGTATGCAGTCGGTCAAGGCGCCGGGGGATCTGGTGCAGGCGTTTATTCAGCTGCGCGAACGACTGCCTGCGGAGCAATTTTCCCGCCTGCGTCTGGTCATGGTCGGTGACGGGCCGTTGCGTGATGACTTGTTAAAGGAACTGACGGCGGCGGGCCTGGATTCGCAAAGCTGGTTACCCGGCGGTCGCGACGATGTGCCGCAATTACTGCGCGCGATGGATCTGTTTGTATTGCCGTCGCTGGCCGAGGGCATCTGTAATACGATCCTCGAGGCCATGGCCACCGGCCTGCCGGTCATTGCGACACGGGTCGGCGGCAATCCGGATCTGATTCAGCCCGGTAAGAACGGCGTGCTGGTACCCGCCGGACAACCCGACTCGCTGGCCGACACCCTGGTGGCGTATTTGACCGATGACGCACGACGTGACAAAGAAGGCCAGCAGGCGCGAGCCATGGCCGAGGAACAATTCAGCCTGGCCGCCATGGTAGATAGCTACATGGCCGTGTATGACAAAGTACTGGTCAGTAAATAA